The following proteins come from a genomic window of Populus nigra chromosome 6, ddPopNigr1.1, whole genome shotgun sequence:
- the LOC133695636 gene encoding wound-responsive protein GWIN3-like, translating into MKITKVLGLSFLLFAFIGTSFPEAVHAKDAAAVLDVFGHEVQAGARYLIVAPSTDNTTTLAVTATGKIICNSDVILSTLNESLPITFSPAIKSNDGVIREGSYLNVNFDAPSCRMGGVTTMWMIESEGLIVTTGGVDRLNRFKITKYEGDNSFYQLSFCPMSEPFCECSCVPVGVNSDEHLAPNVGPLLVMFEPDAY; encoded by the coding sequence cTTCATAGGAACTTCATTTCCAGAGGCAGTTCATGCCAAAGATGCTGCAGCAGTGCTCGATGTCTTCGGTCATGAGGTGCAAGCTGGTGCTCGTTATTTAATCGTAGCCCCCTCGACTGACAATACAACAACTCTTGCGGTCACTGCGACTGGCAAGATCATATGCAATTCAGATGTTATACTTTCCACTTTGAACGAGAGCCTCCCAATAACATTTTCACCTGCTATAAAATCCAACGATGGTGTCATCCGTGAAGGCTCTTATCTAAATGTGAACTTTGATGCACCCTCATGTAGGATGGGGGGCGTGACAACGATGTGGATGATTGAATCGGAAGGATTGATTGTGACCACTGGAGGTGTTGATAGATTGAATCGGTTTAAGATCACCAAGTATGAAGGTGATAATAGTTTTTATCAGCTTTCTTTTTGTCCAATGTCCGAACCCTTCTGTGAATGCTCATGCGTCCCAGTCGGCGTCAACAGTGACGAGCACTTGGCTCCCAATGTCGGCCCTCTTCTTGTGATGTTCGAACCAGATGCGTATTGA